A single region of the Vicia villosa cultivar HV-30 ecotype Madison, WI linkage group LG4, Vvil1.0, whole genome shotgun sequence genome encodes:
- the LOC131598038 gene encoding uncharacterized protein LOC131598038: MYTKSRAFGEGEWRRVTHKHRVPSIHLKWDVFPAGGRNRNHCEEGVEVSSFFIYDFPDFSTAKDLFELFGCIGRVVEVAISPRRNNRGRRFGFARFKEVEDVKMLGVRLDNVHIAGNKIHANPPRFVRGEVLKGVKRRLGTEGRTGPVLLQSTESHKGVFGDFGGRKAGRSYADVVQKANVEDGICQNLPCSLSFSSKEEDRKRFSKAYMGRVKTPGSAYNIQTHFDMEGMFAVKVSPMGGNMCLLEDREPGFIEDMIGEGESWWKDWFEDIRRWKDADRDESRVVWLRVFGIPPLVWNSEFFRALGGSLGEFIRIDEHTASGECFDVARVMVRVKLFAAVPDSLKVIIDDIPFSLLLKEDSYGSPWAFTGNPKTQNPGPESTDSDDSLSNDL; this comes from the coding sequence ATGTACACAAAATCAAGGGCTTTTGGGGAAGGAGAGTGGAGAAGAGTCACTCACAAACACAGAGTTCCGTCTATTCATCTCAAATGGGACGTCTTCCCAGCAGGGGGAAGAAATCGCAATCACTGTGAAGAAGGGGTGGAGGTGTCGTCGTTCTTCATTTATGATTTTCCTGACTTTTCCACGGCGAAGGACCTTTTCGAGCTGTTTGGTTGTATCGGTAGAGTGGTTGAAGTTGCAATATCGCCGAGGAGAAACAACAGAGGAAGACGTTTCGGTTTCGCAAGATTCAAGGAGGTGGAAGATGTCAAGATGCTTGGGGTTCGCTTAGATAACGTCCATATTGCAGGTAACAAAATTCACGCTAATCCTCCTAGATTTGTTAGAGGTGAAGTGCTGAAAGGGGTAAAGAGGCGTTTGGGGACGGAAGGAAGGACTGGCCCGGTTCTGCTCCAATCCACAGAATCGCATAAGGGTGTGTTTGGAGATTTTGGGGGGAGGAAAGCGGGTAGGAGTTATGCCGATGTTGTTCAAAAGGCTAATGTCGAAGATGGGATCTGTCAGAATTTGCCTTGTTCACTGAGTTTTTCATCTAAAGAGGAGGACAGGAAGCGGTTTAGCAAGGCCTACATGGGCAGAGTTAAAACACCAGGCTCTGCTTATAATATTCAAACACACTTTGATATGGAGGGTATGTTCGCGGTTAAGGTGTCACCTATGGGAGGAAACATGTGTTTATTGGAAGATAGGGAACCTGGTTTCATAGAAGATATGATTGGAGAGGGAGAATCATGGTGGAAAGATTGGTTTGAGGACATTAGAAGATGGAAAGACGCAGACAGGGACGAATCTAGAGTTGTGTGGCTTAGAGTTTTCGGAATCCCGCCTCTCGTATGGAATTCTGAATTCTTTAGGGCTCTCGGTGGAAGTTTGGGTGAGTTCATTCGTATTGATGAACATACAGCTAGTGGTGAATGCTTCGATGTGGCTCGTGTCATGGTGAGAGTGAAATTGTTCGCTGCTGTCCCAGATTCTTTAAAGGTGATTATAGACGATATTCCTTTCTCGCTGTTGCTTAAAGAGGATAGCTATGGTTCGCCGTGGGCTTTTACAGGTAATCCTAAAACTCAAAACCCTGGCCCCGAGTCTACGGATTCGGATGATAGTTTATCAAATGATTTATAG